Genomic window (Oryza sativa Japonica Group chromosome 3, ASM3414082v1):
tttgaagcagtaaataatttcagctgaaaaagtcatgaacataatagttgtagaactcatcaagacataaaacttttattttggtcatttcttcatccgacaaagtgatattaacattgttcataaaatttacatatctcttttATGGTTTATAAAACCATATGAGAGTGTCAGGGTTATGGTTACCACATATCTAacagtagttgactaaatctcggcaggacccaccacataccatgtcttgtACGGatacaaccttcggatataggaggagttccgcataaggaaggatgaatggagttctacatggaaacgacaaggactacttagattgtatccatattgatttccctagttctacttggacaaggggatacctatgagtataaatacaaggcctcctaggaggagaggggacacaaaacaatagatcaagacacaagatcaacatacaagccaacatgcgccaagacaagacgtcggatatcgacttcagagataagcatggctagtcccctacggtgtctatggatactgtcaggagagacatagcgctgtcttcgatctcgccggatgtggattcaaggaggaaggctaccctgttgtcgactatgagtcagcacttcagaccgTCAAGTCgataacagttagataggctgccccaaatattgtactggtatgattatggtgaataagagcaacgaccgacTTCGgtcaacaggagtagggttattacctgataattcaggggcccgaacctgtataaaaatactatgcaaataccggaatcgcgacatcaaacgtcgacggagagatatgtaaattttgtgaacaatattactatcactttgtcggatgaataaatgaacaaaataaaaattatagatcttgatgagttatacaactttgttgttgatgactttttcagttgaaaccatttagtacttgaaaatgttgtttgaagttgtcatattttgaaattcaaattcaaactgttgaaacaaagtcatataaaaaaatgaccaaaacaaaagttgtagatcttgatgtgttatacaactttgttttaaCAATTTTCCATTTAGattcatttactacccgaaaaattacTTGAATTTATTGtattctaaaattcaaattttatatagtacaatcaaactcggatggagacaTAGCCAAAAGAAAATTGTTAGATCTTAAtaagttctacaactttgtttttgacaactttttcacatgagttcatttagtatcataaaattcaattcGAAATTCTCATATTTCCAAATTAGTTTTTTCCCTCCTCATCCCCCTCATCCCTTCAAATTTTttcatctcctcttctctctcttccatctCCTGATATTTTCTCATCTCCTcagtcttcctctctctttgtaagtttctcttctctcctctcctctccttactctctttctctcctctccagtCCTCTCCTCCGAGGGGCGACGGGCGACAGCTAAGAGCTGGAGTGGTGGGGGCGGCTCAGCCGCCTAGAGCGGCGCTGCCCCATGCGGATCCAGCGCCGAGGGCCCTCCCTCGCACGAATTCGGTGTTAGCAACGACGGCGGACGATGGATGGCGGCGCTGGCGACAACGATAGGTGGTGGGGCAACCGACGTGGGAGCGACGGATCCAACCCCGGCGATGACTGCGGACGGCAGGGACGATGGATCCGgtgccggcgacgacggtgggcggctgggacggccgatccggcgccggcgatgacTGCGGACGGCTAGGGTGACGGATCCAGCCCCGACGATGAGTgcgggcggtgggggcggacgATCCGACGTCGGCGACAACTACAGGCGATGGGGGTGTGGCAGATTTGACGCTCCGACGGCGTGAAGCGggctcgggcagcggcggcgggctagggtttggggagattttttggtttttattttttttgttagctgAATTtgttttcgcatgcggctggtaTAAgcgaccgcatgcgaaaatcgtgATTTTTGCATACCTTTTGGCGCATGCGGTTGGCGCAACAATATGCAAAAATCCTTTTCATTAGTTTGCGAAaatggttttcgtagtagtgtaTCTAGCTACTACATATGTGTGTAATTGCTTTTTTTGAAGTATGACAAAACTAGACTAGTCATCTGCATTATAGGTGCTTTTTTCGTGTCTCTTAATTAGGATGGCCCTGTCGTGTTTTATATCATCTACATAGTAGTGATTTTTATTAGAGAAAGGTATTTTTACACGGCTTCctcaaacaacccaatctaaaattctTTATATCATCAACATAGTTGTTATTTCTTTTTGCGAAAGGTATTTTTATCCGGCCTACTgaaataacccaatctgaaattcgtcTCTCTTAAGATGGCCTTGTCGTGTTTTATATCGTCTAAGTAGTTGCATTAGACGTGCTTTAATATGATTTCATGTTTCTTAATTAGTTCTTTTTTCTGTCTCTTAATTAGGATGGCCCTGTCTTTTATATCGTCTAAAtagttgtgattttttttagagaaaggTATTTTTTACCTGGATGGCCCTATCGTGTTTAGTTCTTTTTTCTGTCTCTTAATTAGGATGGCCCTGTCGTTTATATCGTCTAAAtagttgtgattttttttagagaaaggTATTTTTTTACCCGGATGGCCCTATTGTGTTTTATATCGTTTAAACATGATTTCATGTCTCTTAATTAGGATGGCCATGTCGTCTAAATATGATTTCATGTCTCTGAATTAGTGCTTTTTCTGTCTTTTAATTAGGATGGCCCTGTCTTTTATATCGTCTAAAtagttgtgattttttttagataatgatattTTTTATCCGACTTCctcaaacaacccaatctaacccaatctgaaatagTTGTGATTATTTTAgagaaatgtattttttttacctagtgtcgaaacatgaattcggcaataataaaacggggtagcgcacgagacctaaaagtggatggatgcagagacaaaggatttagacaggttcaggccctctcaatgagaggtaataccctactcctgtttggggatttgaatccgccgagtgtgtattgatctgacgatcaggttgtctcatatatgccccctagagggcctcctgcccaccttatataggatggggggcaggattataagatagaaaccttaaccaatacggtatcggtttcctaaatcaggactttaggccgttccgtaatatacaaggaaacgtaacacccaagtcatgatctgttacatattacatagatataagttatcccctataaccagtcggataaccatgccgtgtgggtatggggtacccataatctccacagtagcccctgagaccttcgcagtcgaaaagataatcttctctcgaaccagattactccaaagccgagtgcttcaatcatctttgtcatggtctcccgagtacttttaccaaatctgaagactgtggagggctggaaaataaagtcaggtgcaccgactagatgcacctaataggtgtagcccccgacaatgtggttaattgaacaaaccaagcatatagtcaaggaataaataatccaaccaaccgagtggttttgataatcgtaatcaaccaagtgacttgatatcaatatatagcatatgcggtgtgaatcctccaaataacatgatccgagtgatataccaactgcttcgtaaaatatgatgagtgatatagaaaaatagctataaagaagcttgtatattgtgaataaagaaatttccaaagtattgggcatacgccatgcgcacactgctttaacagatgtgcttaagtccctagaagacacatggtttcaccacacctggaaatatatggcatatgtggtgtaaaatccgagtgaataaactcataaaggatttaccaaccgcctagaaaaatgacaacaatatataatcagcctaagccataatattggtcaataaaaatgcacacttacgtggcaaaaagcaacgatattgtatccaatcaattgcttaaaaacccaaacaacaccatgactatattaaaaagtcagcggggcagctatataaagctttactgtttgacaccttttaagatgcattgtaccaactcctaaaaagttgagtaactgcggtataaaaggattttaaggtattgggcacttgatcacgcgcactttggcctaagcgaaaagtgcctaagtccctaaaagaacgtgacaggccacacctgaaaatatgggctgcagacatattaggcctaggccaaaaaatatgccttcgacaccctttaaaggatgacgcatgtaacatgctcccgagtaataaatcttccgggtaatatagaccaagtgtagctcatatgaatagcttctgatctgaatgattatcccttatgggatactccaaaataaatataataattgaatcccgactggcgcaagtattcggttgatagcccttacggggaataataattggtccagtctttgagcatagaaaatagactcatgactatgaatccatgtggaatgtatccggaacaagtccaaattggagatataatcctcacgcttgagttgatgagcccctgagcatatagcttgtccttctgtcatagtcaaaattgtctattggcaataactgacgcagtcggcatggagatgaaatgaccaacacgaagacgaaattgctcatcagaagtaacggaagatgtcagtggtagtaaagatgccaccaatcaaatgtaatgaagttgcataaccatggaggcgaagaaaccagtcggcaacagtcaggtcagctagcagtgaagatgtaggcgcccaacaacaacgaaagaacagtcggtggtgacaaaagcaaaccgacgatgaagatgtagacgcgcatcaacggtgatggcgaaatccaccaatcatgaagatgaagaaaataatcggcggcgacaaacgcatccgacggtaatgatgattagcggcaacagagatagccgactatgatgacgaagtttcccatcaacggcagcagagtaggctatgttgatgaggcttgacaagatgttgatgaagatgacgatgtcggtgatccagtcaatagcgatgtagcagccgatgataacgatgagatcctctatcggcagttgcgtagtaggccaaccgtgaagacaaataattggaggagagttgatgttgttgcccaactcgtctaaaccgaaatatctgaagttgttgaagtagaatgtctgttccgaagcaaagatgaagataatgactcctggagttgactcattggctgattaattgatttcttcagcttgacataaaatttgtcaaattttgagccttatatttgtgtagcccccgactctttggttagttgggaaacaactgaacatagagtcgagaattatagcttcttgtcgtcgagtagtcattgcttgattgaagatatgtgttgaaggtgtccaagtagaaatcctgaatattggagagtcacttgttgtagtaaaatatcatggcattgcatgccgagatgtcgaggttcacaaagacgtcgtggttggtgaagtagtaaaacttgcgaagtagcagcaatagagtttgccagtgccgaagataataaagatgaagtcgctccaccatgatgacaaagtcgCATCGCCGTGAtaaagtgaacacgagtcggcggcaacagaagcaaactggtagcgaagacgcgcagttgtgaagataaaagcactagtcggcggcggcataaccagtcggcaacggaagacgatgatgtccatcagtagtgatagctgtataaaccagacgtagaggtgagggcactagtcagcagcagacgagatgaccggcggtgaagaagataaggccaatcaacactggcagaatcatgcagccatggaagtgaagaaaccagtcggcagccatggcaaacgtaggcagcttgtgttgacgatactgatgcctattagtagtgacagcgatgtagccagccgtgaagaaggtagcatcagttggcgttataacaggccagccgtgcaggcggtgacaccagtcagcggcggatgcggcggccggtcggtgaagacgtagacgcccaacaacggcagcataataagtctgccgtgcaggcggaagcaccaatcggtagcggcgaaggcaagccggtcggtgaagacgtagacgcccaacaacggcggcataaaggctagccgtgcaggcggaaacaccaattggcggcggcgaaggcaagccggtcggtgaagacgtaggcgcccaacagcggcggcataataggccagccgtgcaggcgtggacaccagtcggcggcgacgaaggcgagccggtcggtgaagacgtaggcgcccaacaacggcggcataataggccagccgtgcaggcgaggacaccagtcggcggcggcgaaggcaagccggtcggtgaagacgtaggcgcccaacaacggcggcataataggccagccgtgcaggcgaggacaccagtcggcggcggcgaaggcgagccggtcggtgaagacgtaggcgcccaacagcggcggcataataggccagccgtgcaggcgtggacaccagtcggcggcgacgaaggcgagccggtcggtgaagacgtaggcgcccaacaacggcggcataataggccagccgtgcaggcgaggacaccagtcggcggcgacgaaggcgagccggtcggtgaagacgtaggcgcccaacaacggcgccataataggccagccgtacaggcgaggacaccagtcggcggcgacgaaggcgagccggtcggtgaagacgtaggcgcccaacaacggcggcataataggccagccgtgcaggcgaggacaccagtcggcggcggacgaggcggccggtcggtgaagacgtagacgcccaacaacggcggcataaaggccagccgtgcaggcggaaacaccagtcggcagcggcgaaggcaagccggtcggtgaagacgtagacgcccaacaacggcggcataaaggccagccgtgcaggcggaaacaccagtcggcggcggcgaaggcaagccggtcggtgaagacgtagacgcccaacaacggcagcataataggccagccgtgcaggcggaaacaccagtcggcggcggtcgaggcgagccggtggtgatgttctgactgatccattcctggagcgtaagagataagcttaaagccatgaatcccttttatgcatatctggatctggatcctgcagaacaaacatataggatgagtagtatctgatataaatataatactcgagaaaagtTCAAGCAGTTTATAAATAcgtatttcttctcttgttaattttgatttccccgagcagatgactcattacgtttaaacactctgcccgactagtcatagccaccaagcactgggagtcggcctaagcacttcccaaacatgcatatgagtgacatgagttcgtcattaatggaacaaagtttcacggatcggagtttactactcgggtacttttgcaattattaagagcagaaaataaatttatctcatctctatgcttttgatttattccgaataatacttagcaccttgcgttactcggtccatccaacgagcccccgggtgctaggaatcggcccaaaggcaaccatccattggcaaaccaaacggaaagcataggaagatagaactccataactcgataggtacttttgtactcagattatgtcgcaagcaatcaagataaatattatgaaaaatatgatataacatctgtagcccccgactcactactcaatggaagaccaattggtgtagtgaggcagaggaaaaggaaaaatatcatataaagaataaaataaatgatgacttagctttgtaatattccccttggtgatggcagaagtggccaatgtgggaacaaagtcgtccatcaataacaatgaagacaccagtcggcggcgacgaaggcggtcgacggtgaaagcgaagatgcccactaatggcggcatgataggtcagccgtgtaagcggaaacaccagtcgacggcaacgaaggtgagccaacggtgaggatgtagacatccaacaacggcggcataataggccagccgtgtaggcggaggcaccactcggcggcgacggaggcaggccggcggtgaagtcgtagacgcccaacagcggcggcataataggccagccgtgtagacggaggcaccaatcggcggcgacggaggcaggccggtggtgaagacgtagacgcccaacaacggtggtgtgaccaaccaaccatataggcgaagacaccagtcggcggcgacggaggcaggccggcggtgaagatgtagacgcccaacaacggcggcataataggcctgccgtgtagacggaggcaccaatcggcggcgacggaggcaggccggcggtgaagatgtagacgcccaacaacggtggcataataggccagccgtgtaggcggaggcaccaatcggcggcgacggaggcaggccggcggtgaagatgtagacgcccaacaacggtggtgtgaccaaccaaccatataggcgaagacaccagtcggcggcgacggaggcaggccggcggtgaagatgtagacgcccaacaacggcggcataataggccagccgtgtagacggaggcaccaatcggcggcgacggaggcaggccggcggtgaagatgtagacgcccaacaacggtagcataataggccagccgtgtaggcggaggcaccaatcggcggcgacggaggcaggccggcggtgaagatgtagacgcccaacaacggtggtgtgaccaaccaaccatataggcgaagacaccagtcggcggcgacggaggcaggccggcggtgaagatgtagacgcccaacaacggcggcataataggccagccgtgtagacggaggcaccaatcggcggcgacggaggcaggccggcggtgaagatgtagacgcccaacaacggtggcataataggccagccgtgtaggcggaggcaccaatcggcggcgacggaggcaggccggcggtgaagatgtagacgcccaacaacggtggtgtgaccaaccaaccatataggcgaagacaccagtcggcggcgacggaggcaggccggcggtgaagtcgttgttgttatcagcagtggcggtggcgaagacaagccggcagagtggactcgcggccgattgaccggaaagctgagacgcctcgagtccatgaccagcatcaatcgcctcaatagtgccgcgtaattatatgcgaacaacaacaaaaaatagcaagagattaatctgagattaaaaatcaatatgataaataatgataaaaatcagattgagtttccccctgactgatttggatcaagtcagagaagaggagcttgaagaagtggtcgacggaaaggaagtgaaaactcccaaagcgaaagcgaagtcggcgactcatgaaattgattccatcgcgctcgttgataggaaactcgacgcaacccctacctggcgcgccaactgtcgaaacatgaattcggcaataataaaacggggtagcgcacgagacctaaaagtggatggatgcagagacaaaggatttagacaggttcaggccctctcaatgagaggtaataccctactcctgtttggggatttgaatccgccgagtgtgtattgatctgacgatcaggttgtctcatatatgccccctagagggcctcctgcccaccttatataggatggggggcaggattataagatagaaaccttaaccaatacggtatcggtttcctaaatcaggactttaggccgttccgtaatatacaaggaaacgtaacacccaagtcatgatctgttacatattacatagatataagttatcccctataaccagtcggataaccatgccgtgtgggtatggggtacccataatctccacacctaGTCTCATCAAACAACCCAATTTGAATTTTGCTCCTATGgatatttgaactcaggactttGGGGTGCTACTcgggtcactgcaaccactaggctatgCTCTTTCGCTTAATAGGCACGagcaaaattgaaagtttaaatctAAATTTTGGAGTTAATTTTGATGTTTTCTTATCATTGTTTGTTATTTAACATTGTCTTTCAAATCGCTAAGAAATTAAACACAAAAATTTcacctataaattatttttgtcgcTAATGTTATGACTCATAATCAGCTATAGGTAATACGATGGGTGCACACGATGCCAACGTACTAGCAATTTCGAAAGCCACTTAGTTTTGACAAACGAACAACATTAGCATAGTATTAGACAGTACATATATAGCATAATTTTAGAAGCCCACATGAACTGGTATACATAGAGAAACGACGCATGGCACGATATACAATCTAAAGCAGCAGGGTAATTAATTGACCACGCATTAGTTAGGCCGCCCCGTTGCTATATATAAACACgtattaatttaatttatatgcttAACTACATATTAATATCATCATAATCCATCGTCCATTTGACACGCCGCCGCCTGGCTGCAGGTTTGTGCGCAGGCGatcgatgatcgatcgatctagaCGAGGGAGAATGGCAAGGGGATGATGTTGAGGATCTCGCCGAGGAGGCCACTGAGGATCTGCGTGATGAGGGTGATGAGGCCGCCGAGCCCTCCGAGGCCACCGGTGCCGCCGAGGAGCTGCACCGGCGCCGTGAGCgtcccggcgacggcggccaggGACGCGTCGCACGCCGCCAGCGGGGTGGTCACCACCACCTTGCACTGGTTCCCGGCCATGGCCATGAGCATCGTCGCGTTGAGCGCGCCCATGTTGATGGTGAACGCCCCCGTGCCgtccgccgtcgcgccgcccaccACCCTGCCGCCGCACACCATCTGCACGCCGGCGTCTGGGCGCCGTGGAGCGCGCAATGCAAAAGAAGTTAATTAACAAACAAGCAGCAATCATGTAACCGAAATTAAGGCAGGCATGGAGACACTGCTCTTACCGGGGAACGCGGGGACCGACGCGGCGTTGATGGAGCTCCCGGCGCTGCACGGGACTACGCCGGTGACGAGGCCCGTGACAGCCCTACCCGCCGCGGCCTCGGAGCCGTGCGGCGCGACGATGCCGACCGCGGTGGCGGccacgacgaggacgaggagaaggTTCTTGGACGTCGGCGCTGCCATTGCTAGCTGTGATCGATCGAGATCGAACGAATGcctatctctctctcacacacacacgctCTAGATATCTCTTCTCTGTGAATATACTCTTATCTTGAGCTCACTGAGACTGTGTGTGCTGATGCTGCTGCATGAGCGAAAGCGCACCATTTAtaggcgcgcgcacgcgcgcaggCTCCgatcttattttttttccaaaaaataaaCTCACAGTACCGCGCGTGGCGAAGCGAGCTATCACGCTAGTAGGGGACTAGCGGTGCAAGCAGGTAGACCCGTAAATTCACttataggccatgtttagtcTTTCTCCTATTCTTAACTTTCCATTATattatatcacatcaaaaactttttcTAAATACatacttttaactttttttctaaactcccaactttcttcgAACATCTAACTTTTTTCAGAagctaaacacacccatagtgCAAATAATCGTGTAAGCCCGCGATTATGCGATTCACGGGCCTGCACGCTTGCACCATTACGCGCTAGGCTTCGCGCGGCCGTgccccgtgcgcgcgcgcgtgctcGCAGTGATCAAGCGGgacacgccgccgtcgtccgcgtcgGACAATCTGGCCGGCCTTGCCATGCGAGAGCGAGAATGGTCCGGAATGCAGTAGCTAGCCCAGTACTGCATCCCCGCACGCAGCTAGCGAGAATCGCGATCAAGTTGACGGACCGACATGCAGAGCGCGGGCCTGGTAGTGGTGGCAGCTATCGTGCATCCTGTGCATCACGCAGTAGATGCCAAAGAAGAGTTTTTCGAGCGAGACGATCGAGAGATTATGATATCATCATTGCCAAATGATGATCGATGATGAACAGCAACCAAGTGATCAATTAGTGGATGGCGCCATCGATCGGGATCAAAGTGTTACGGTTTGATTTTACTTATTACTACTCTGATTCTTAACCTAAATATGATCACCTCTACTTATAACACGGAAATTATTTGTTCATTTGATTCAAACTCTATTATGTAGTACCtatcatacaaaaaaaaatcaattatcgACCGTGAATCGATAAAAAATCAATTGTTGTTAGTTTTGCGTGTAGAGTGCTGTAGAGAGGCTAGTAGTACTTGGCTGGCTAGCTTGTGGAAGGTTGCGCGCGCGTGCGAAGAGGCGCTGGCAACTCGCGGCCGGCGTGC
Coding sequences:
- the LOC4332797 gene encoding phylloplanin — its product is MAAPTSKNLLLVLVVAATAVGIVAPHGSEAAAGRAVTGLVTGVVPCSAGSSINAASVPAFPDAGVQMVCGGRVVGGATADGTGAFTINMGALNATMLMAMAGNQCKVVVTTPLAACDASLAAVAGTLTAPVQLLGGTGGLGGLGGLITLITQILSGLLGEILNIIPLPFSLV